In Plasmodium sp. gorilla clade G2 genome assembly, chromosome: 5, one genomic interval encodes:
- a CDS encoding CPW-WPC family protein, which produces MDKFFFFFFFLFFYFEISFCENDKKEELFSDNELQNIGGSAGDIISSSSRAPSSKGSDNVPPNVDIAGDLLKVMKHIPPPNVELNEDEFIDPEIVCERDYDKPCPNDYNYLGSVHTDDDEICAPSSTYEGPCSGEELNIKNMSEKRKEKWSIKCETYWPCKRCVRNYTSFCPEKWYKVKGTMRSCKPLDDYTGPCIFEMNFSGYNKRMLEDWSLKCKAWWKCDHTMLSYECPDMDVPITEAATRWRLKKNYH; this is translated from the exons atggataaattttttttttttttttttttccttttcttctATTTTGAGATAAGCTTTTGTGAAAATGATAaa aaaGAGGAGCTTTTTTCTGACAATGAACTACAAAATATAGGTGGAAGTGCAG GTGATATTATTTCAAGTTCATCAAGAGCTCCATCGTCAAAAGGTTCTGACAACGTCCCCCCTAATGTGGATATAGCAGGAGAT TTATTAAAAGTAATGAAGCATATTCCTCCACCAAATGTAGAGT taAATGAGGATGAGTTCATTGATCCTGAAATTGTTTGTGAACGAGATTATGACAAACCTTGTCCTAAT gattataattatcttgGCTCTGTTCATACTGATGATGATGAGATATGTGCTCCATCATCAACATATGAGG gaCCTTGTAGTGGTGAAGagttaaatataaaaaatatgtctgaaaagagaaaagaaaaatggtCTATTAAATGTGAAACATATTGGCCATGCAAAAGATGTGTGAGAAATTATACATCCTTTTGTCCag aaaaatggTACAAGGTTAAAGGTACCATGAGGTCATGCAAACCGCTAGATGATTATACGGGTCCCTGTATTTTTGAGATGAACTTCTCTggttataataaaagaatgtTAGAAGATTGGAGTTTGAAATGTAAAGCCTGGtg GAAATGTGATCATACTATGTTATCTTATGAATGTCCTGATATGGATGTACCAATTACAGAGGCCGCTACAAG GTGGAGGTTGaagaaaaattatcattga